One stretch of Sinomonas terrae DNA includes these proteins:
- a CDS encoding globin domain-containing protein — protein MLSDTARPIIEATLPLVGSRIGEITPLFYQKMFAAHPELLDGMFSRANQANGEQRKALAGAIAAFATHLVQNPGTLPEAVLARIAHKHASLGITPDMYEIVYKYLFEAIAEDLGEAVTPEVAAAWSEVYWLMAEALMKIESGLYARQANNVMWAPWKVVEKKASSATTVTFVLEPADDTPVTPGQPGQFMSVRVPVEDGLLQVRQYSLSADAESTERRVFTTKYNDGGEVSPILHERVKVGDIIELSNPYGDVTLDDSDGPLVLASAGIGCTPSASILRSLANAGSDREVLVLHAERSLEAWALSDQMLGDIEKIDDAELHLWLQQPASGPIEGATEAREGYMSLSDVDVPADANLYLCGPLGFMQKIRSEAIALGIPAQRIHYEVFGPDLWLASAN, from the coding sequence ATGCTCTCGGACACCGCCCGCCCCATCATCGAAGCGACCCTCCCGCTCGTCGGAAGCCGTATCGGGGAGATCACCCCGCTCTTCTACCAGAAGATGTTCGCGGCCCACCCCGAGCTCCTGGACGGAATGTTCAGCCGCGCGAACCAGGCCAACGGCGAACAGCGGAAGGCGCTCGCAGGGGCGATCGCAGCGTTCGCAACGCACCTGGTCCAGAACCCCGGGACGCTTCCCGAGGCCGTGCTGGCCCGCATCGCGCACAAGCACGCATCCCTCGGCATCACTCCGGACATGTACGAGATCGTCTACAAGTACCTGTTCGAGGCCATCGCCGAGGATCTGGGCGAGGCAGTCACCCCCGAGGTCGCCGCGGCCTGGTCCGAGGTCTACTGGCTCATGGCAGAGGCCCTCATGAAGATCGAGTCCGGCCTCTACGCACGGCAGGCGAACAACGTCATGTGGGCGCCGTGGAAGGTCGTCGAGAAGAAGGCCTCGAGCGCCACCACCGTGACCTTCGTCCTCGAGCCCGCAGACGATACGCCGGTCACGCCCGGCCAGCCCGGCCAGTTCATGAGTGTGCGCGTGCCCGTCGAGGACGGACTCCTCCAGGTCCGCCAGTACTCGCTCTCCGCAGACGCAGAGTCCACCGAGCGCCGAGTGTTCACCACGAAGTACAACGACGGCGGCGAGGTCTCCCCGATCCTGCATGAGAGGGTCAAGGTCGGCGACATCATCGAGCTCTCGAACCCGTACGGCGACGTGACGCTCGACGACAGCGACGGCCCCCTCGTGCTGGCCTCGGCCGGCATCGGCTGCACCCCGAGCGCGTCCATCCTCCGCTCCCTCGCGAATGCGGGATCCGACCGGGAGGTCCTCGTCCTCCACGCGGAGCGCAGCCTGGAAGCGTGGGCCCTGAGCGACCAGATGCTCGGTGACATCGAGAAGATCGACGACGCCGAACTCCACCTCTGGCTCCAGCAGCCGGCGAGCGGCCCGATCGAGGGCGCGACGGAGGCGCGCGAGGGCTACATGAGCCTGTCCGACGTGGACGTGCCCGCCGACGCGAACCTGTACCTGTGCGGCCCCCTCGGATTCATGCAGAAGATCCGGTCCGAGGCCATCGCGCTCGGCATCCCCGCCCAGCGCATCCACTACGAGGTCTTCGGCCCCGACCTCTGGCTCGCCTCGGCCAACTGA
- a CDS encoding alkaline phosphatase family protein → MRRWFAISAALAVVVLLIAAACSAVGRPPESATPAGISKIKHVVIIMQENRSFDSYFGTFPGADGIPMQDGVPTVCVPDPAKKTCVRPYYDPSDRNAGGPHSVANAKADINGGKMDGFIAQAEHASSNCAANDPNCAGTKGTDVMGYHDARDIPNYWAYAKDFTLQDHLFESDASWSLPSHLYMVSEWSAKCSIPGHAESCTNAPQGPQLPPDFGKKASTPRPAPDYAWTDLTYLLYRQKVSWGYYVFNGTEPDCENDSAVTCAPVKQNAKTPGIWNPLPYFDTVKQDGQLGNIQSLTNFYSAAKNGTLPAVSWIDPTSAVSEHPPALVSSGQAYVTGLINTIMSGPDWNSTAIFLSWDDWGGFYDHVAPPVVDQNGYGLRVPGIVISPYAKKGYIDHQTLSQDAYVKFIEDDFLHGQRLDPATDGRPDPRPDVREDSPLLGSLVNDFDFSQKPSPPVILPNATTY, encoded by the coding sequence ATGCGCCGCTGGTTCGCCATCAGTGCCGCTCTCGCCGTCGTCGTCCTTCTCATCGCCGCCGCCTGCAGCGCCGTCGGACGCCCTCCCGAAAGTGCTACGCCCGCGGGCATCTCCAAGATCAAGCACGTGGTGATCATCATGCAGGAGAACCGCTCGTTCGACAGCTACTTCGGCACGTTTCCTGGCGCCGACGGCATCCCGATGCAGGATGGGGTTCCCACGGTGTGTGTCCCCGACCCGGCCAAGAAGACCTGCGTGCGGCCCTACTATGACCCCTCGGACCGCAACGCCGGCGGCCCGCATAGCGTTGCGAATGCGAAGGCCGATATCAACGGCGGCAAGATGGACGGGTTCATCGCCCAGGCCGAGCACGCGTCGTCGAACTGCGCGGCCAACGATCCCAACTGCGCCGGGACGAAGGGCACAGACGTCATGGGGTACCACGACGCGCGCGACATCCCGAACTACTGGGCGTACGCCAAGGACTTCACGCTCCAGGACCACCTGTTCGAATCGGACGCCTCGTGGAGCCTGCCCTCGCACCTGTACATGGTGTCGGAGTGGTCGGCGAAGTGCAGCATCCCGGGCCACGCCGAGTCCTGCACGAACGCGCCGCAGGGCCCGCAGCTCCCGCCTGATTTCGGCAAGAAGGCCTCCACGCCGCGGCCCGCACCCGACTACGCGTGGACGGATCTCACCTATCTCCTGTACCGGCAGAAGGTTTCGTGGGGCTACTACGTGTTCAACGGGACCGAGCCGGACTGTGAAAACGACTCGGCCGTGACCTGCGCACCGGTCAAGCAGAACGCCAAGACGCCCGGCATCTGGAACCCGCTGCCGTACTTCGACACGGTGAAGCAGGACGGCCAGCTCGGCAACATCCAGTCGCTCACGAACTTCTATTCTGCCGCGAAGAACGGCACGCTCCCGGCCGTGAGCTGGATCGATCCGACGAGTGCCGTGAGCGAGCATCCGCCGGCGCTCGTGAGCTCAGGGCAGGCTTACGTGACGGGCCTCATCAATACGATCATGTCGGGCCCGGACTGGAACAGCACCGCGATCTTCCTCTCGTGGGACGACTGGGGCGGGTTCTACGACCACGTGGCGCCTCCCGTCGTCGACCAGAACGGCTACGGGCTCCGGGTCCCGGGCATCGTGATCAGCCCGTATGCCAAGAAGGGGTACATCGATCATCAGACGCTGAGCCAAGACGCATACGTGAAGTTCATCGAAGACGACTTCCTCCACGGTCAGCGCCTCGACCCAGCGACCGACGGCCGCCCCGATCCCCGCCCGGACGTGCGCGAGGACAGTCCGCTCCTGGGGAGCCTCGTGAACGACTTCGACTTCAGCCAGAAGCCGTCGCCGCCCGTCATCCTGCCGAACGCGACGACGTACTAG
- a CDS encoding NAD(P)-dependent oxidoreductase yields the protein MKIAVYGATGMVGSQIVAEAARRGHEVTALSRKGAAVEGAAVVRAADLADVETYRSVAKANDAVVLATSPDRTGGSREPYLEAHRAIAEIPTEARIYLVGGFGSLQSPDGTRIKDLPDFPAEYKAESDTVFRAYEALRGSSAGLDVTVHAPAALIQPGERTGKYTTAVGVPAGDFISAQDYAVAAIDELEKPQFQGKIFTAAN from the coding sequence ATGAAGATCGCCGTCTACGGAGCCACCGGCATGGTGGGGAGCCAGATCGTCGCCGAGGCCGCCCGCCGCGGTCACGAGGTGACCGCCCTCAGCCGGAAGGGCGCCGCTGTGGAGGGTGCCGCCGTCGTCCGCGCGGCTGACCTGGCCGACGTCGAGACGTACCGTTCCGTCGCGAAGGCGAACGACGCCGTCGTGCTCGCGACGTCGCCGGACCGCACCGGCGGCTCCCGGGAGCCTTACCTCGAGGCGCACCGCGCGATCGCCGAGATTCCGACCGAGGCGCGCATCTACCTTGTGGGCGGCTTTGGCAGTTTGCAGAGCCCGGATGGGACGCGCATCAAGGACCTTCCTGATTTTCCCGCGGAGTACAAGGCCGAATCAGACACGGTGTTCCGGGCGTACGAGGCGCTGCGTGGTTCGTCCGCCGGTCTCGACGTGACGGTCCACGCGCCAGCAGCCCTCATCCAGCCCGGCGAGCGGACGGGCAAGTACACGACGGCGGTCGGCGTCCCCGCGGGCGACTTCATCTCCGCCCAGGACTACGCCGTCGCCGCGATCGACGAGCTCGAGAAGCCGCAGTTCCAGGGGAAGATCTTCACGGCCGCGAATTAA
- a CDS encoding winged helix-turn-helix transcriptional regulator produces the protein MEPGCPSRVVLQRIGDKWTPLIVQALKNGALRFTELRVAVGGITPKVLTQTLRTLERDGLVLRTVFAEVPVRVEYRLTPLGESLLDPLDAIREWAESHAGKILKARDAFDAAV, from the coding sequence ATGGAGCCCGGTTGCCCGTCTCGCGTCGTGCTCCAGCGGATCGGCGACAAGTGGACCCCGCTCATCGTCCAGGCGCTCAAGAACGGGGCCCTTCGCTTCACAGAACTGCGGGTCGCCGTCGGCGGCATCACGCCGAAGGTGCTCACCCAAACGCTCCGAACCCTCGAGCGTGACGGGCTCGTGCTCCGCACCGTCTTCGCGGAAGTGCCCGTGCGCGTCGAGTACCGGCTCACCCCGCTCGGCGAAAGCCTCCTCGACCCACTCGACGCGATCCGGGAGTGGGCCGAGAGCCATGCGGGCAAGATCCTCAAGGCGCGGGACGCGTTCGACGCCGCCGTCTAA
- the poxB gene encoding ubiquinone-dependent pyruvate dehydrogenase: MTTIAQNIVDTLAANGIRRVYGLPGDSLNGFTDALRATPSIEWVHVRHEEAGAFAAAADAALTGEVAVCAGSAGPGNLHLINGLYDANRSRVPVLAIAAHIPSAEIGSNYFQETHPQEVFRECSVYAEQVTDPAQMPRILEIALRTAVEKRGVAVVVLSGDVGLTQVESERIAVVRRTTPHVVPSDDELNEAAGILNAAGKVTILAGAGVEGAHDEVIALADALGAPIVHALRGKEFIEYDNPFDVGMTGLLGFSSGYRAMETCDALLMLGTDFPYQQFYPDHAKIIQVDLRGDQLGRRTKLDLGLVGDVKDTATALLPLLKRKHRRAHLDASLKHYAKARAKLDDLATPTKKGQALHPQYITRVIDQLAAEDAVFTADVGTPVIWAARYLTMNGRRRLVGSFTHGSMANALPHAMGAQAAYPGRQVVALAGDGGLSMLMGELLTIVQNKLPVKLVVFNNASLNFIELEMKSVGFVNFGTGLDNPNFAAVAEALGIKGVRINDSSELEQGLKEAFEHDGPALVDVATIRQELAMPPTITAQQAGGFTLYALRTVLSGRGDEVLDLAKTNWRRVF; this comes from the coding sequence ATGACGACCATCGCGCAGAACATCGTCGACACCCTCGCCGCCAACGGAATCCGCCGCGTCTACGGCCTACCCGGAGACTCGCTCAACGGCTTCACGGACGCCCTCCGTGCAACACCCAGCATCGAATGGGTGCACGTCCGCCACGAGGAGGCCGGCGCCTTCGCGGCTGCCGCCGACGCGGCCCTGACAGGAGAGGTTGCCGTGTGTGCGGGCTCCGCGGGCCCGGGAAACCTCCACCTCATCAACGGGCTCTACGACGCCAACCGATCACGCGTTCCTGTCCTTGCGATTGCCGCCCACATTCCCAGCGCCGAGATCGGCTCGAATTATTTCCAGGAGACCCACCCGCAGGAGGTCTTCCGCGAGTGCAGCGTCTACGCGGAGCAGGTGACGGACCCGGCCCAGATGCCCCGGATCCTCGAGATCGCGCTCCGGACCGCCGTCGAGAAGCGGGGAGTCGCCGTCGTCGTCCTCTCCGGCGACGTCGGGCTCACCCAGGTCGAATCGGAGCGCATCGCCGTGGTGCGCCGAACGACGCCGCACGTCGTCCCCAGCGACGACGAACTCAACGAGGCCGCTGGGATCCTCAACGCCGCCGGGAAGGTGACGATCCTCGCCGGGGCCGGGGTCGAGGGCGCGCACGACGAGGTGATTGCGCTCGCGGACGCGCTCGGCGCGCCGATCGTGCACGCGCTGCGCGGGAAGGAATTCATCGAGTACGACAACCCGTTCGACGTCGGCATGACCGGCCTGCTCGGGTTCAGCTCCGGCTACCGGGCGATGGAGACGTGCGATGCGCTGCTCATGCTGGGGACCGACTTCCCGTACCAGCAGTTCTATCCTGACCACGCGAAGATCATCCAGGTCGACCTGCGCGGCGACCAGCTCGGCCGGCGCACCAAGCTCGACCTCGGGCTCGTCGGCGACGTCAAGGACACCGCGACCGCCCTCCTGCCGCTGCTGAAGCGCAAGCACCGCCGCGCGCATCTCGACGCGTCGCTCAAGCACTACGCGAAGGCGCGCGCGAAGCTCGACGACCTCGCCACGCCCACCAAGAAGGGGCAGGCGCTGCACCCGCAGTACATCACGCGGGTCATCGACCAGCTTGCCGCCGAGGACGCGGTCTTCACGGCCGACGTCGGCACGCCCGTCATCTGGGCCGCGCGCTACCTCACCATGAACGGACGACGGCGGTTGGTCGGCTCATTCACGCACGGCTCCATGGCCAACGCCCTGCCTCACGCGATGGGTGCGCAGGCCGCCTATCCGGGGCGGCAGGTCGTGGCGCTCGCGGGGGATGGCGGTCTCTCAATGCTCATGGGCGAGCTCCTCACGATCGTGCAGAACAAGCTGCCCGTCAAGCTCGTCGTGTTCAACAACGCCTCGCTCAACTTCATCGAGCTCGAGATGAAGTCCGTGGGCTTCGTCAACTTCGGGACGGGACTGGACAACCCGAACTTCGCGGCGGTGGCTGAGGCGCTTGGTATCAAGGGGGTCCGGATCAACGATTCCTCGGAGCTCGAGCAGGGGCTCAAGGAGGCGTTCGAGCACGATGGGCCGGCGCTCGTCGATGTCGCCACCATCCGGCAGGAGCTCGCCATGCCGCCAACGATCACGGCCCAGCAGGCCGGCGGCTTCACGCTCTACGCGCTCCGGACTGTCCTCTCTGGCCGAGGGGACGAGGTGCTCGACCTCGCGAAGACCAACTGGCGCCGGGTGTTCTAG
- a CDS encoding ATP-dependent Clp protease ATP-binding subunit produces the protein MPIFFGPTAGNGSFDDFLARYLQGQGSRRTGRPLDITRLMSRGSHQVLTAASRYALEHGHREVDALHVLHVLATTEAVAGMIDFAGAGAADIVAATEQRLPEGSPTQDVPADGTVPPLTQSAQHALLDAYKVARSLGSTYIDPEHLFLALVLASDAPAAQILAAHGITPQSFQADDGGAEPESADDGAAAAPSAGQRARHARAGASRGRGQGQGGRGKDSMLGKFGTDLTALAREGKLDPVIGRASEIEQAIEILARRTKNNPVLIGEAGVGKTAIVEGLAQAIASDDVPAQLHGKTVVSLDLPAMLAGTRYRGDFEERLTKAMDEIAADGNVIAFVDELHTVVGAGGGGEGGMDASNILKPRLARGELHLVGATTLDEYRKIEKDPALERRFQPVTVGEPSVEDAVAILDGLKPRYEEHHGITYTDAAIRAAVELSHRYITDRYLPDKAIDLIDQAGARKSLARGPRMDLESLNTEATRLEEQKAAAVAREDYEEASRLRDAIEAVALKIADAVEAPAAQASGAVGSVVDETDIAAVVARATGIPAARVTEGERERLARLEDELHGRVVGQEDAVTAIAKAVRRNRTGLGDAGRPVGSFLFLGPTGVGKTELAKSLAASLFGDESAMVRFDMSEFGERHTVSRLVGAPPGYVGYSEAGQLTERVRRHPYSVVLLDEVEKAHPDVFNLLLQVLDDGRLTDGQGHTVDFRNTVVIMTSNLGSEFLATRGASLGFAAGGADGGPSDAELRARIMGRLRETMRPEFLNRIDEIVLFRKLTREQLHEIVRLQLRGTEARLAAQGIELEVDDSAVDWIADHGYEPEFGARPLRRVIQRELEDRVADLLVAGAVSEGGRVSVTVEQASDGAASNSRASDGAASGSGELVVRADQPAAAAA, from the coding sequence TTGCCTATCTTTTTCGGCCCGACTGCTGGCAACGGTTCGTTTGACGACTTCCTTGCCCGCTACCTGCAGGGCCAGGGGTCGCGCCGGACGGGTCGTCCCCTCGACATCACACGCCTCATGAGCCGCGGGAGCCATCAGGTCCTCACCGCTGCCAGCCGCTACGCGCTCGAACACGGGCACCGCGAGGTAGACGCTCTGCACGTGCTGCATGTGCTCGCGACAACCGAGGCCGTAGCCGGCATGATCGATTTCGCCGGTGCAGGCGCAGCCGACATCGTCGCTGCGACTGAGCAGCGCCTTCCCGAGGGATCGCCCACCCAGGACGTGCCCGCGGACGGCACAGTGCCGCCGCTCACCCAGTCAGCGCAGCACGCGCTGCTCGACGCCTACAAGGTGGCCCGCTCGCTCGGCTCGACGTACATCGATCCCGAGCACCTCTTCCTCGCCCTCGTCCTCGCCTCGGATGCGCCGGCGGCCCAGATCCTCGCGGCCCACGGCATCACCCCCCAGTCGTTCCAAGCGGACGACGGCGGCGCGGAGCCGGAGTCCGCGGACGACGGCGCAGCTGCCGCCCCCTCTGCTGGCCAGCGTGCCCGCCATGCCAGGGCCGGCGCGTCACGCGGTCGGGGTCAGGGTCAGGGCGGCCGGGGCAAGGACAGCATGCTCGGCAAGTTCGGGACCGACCTCACGGCCCTCGCCCGGGAAGGCAAGCTGGATCCCGTGATCGGCCGCGCCTCCGAGATCGAGCAGGCCATCGAGATCCTGGCCCGCCGCACGAAGAACAACCCCGTGCTCATCGGCGAGGCCGGCGTCGGCAAGACCGCGATCGTCGAGGGTCTCGCCCAGGCGATCGCGTCCGATGACGTCCCAGCACAGCTCCACGGGAAGACGGTCGTCTCGCTCGACCTCCCGGCCATGCTCGCCGGAACCCGCTACCGCGGCGACTTCGAGGAGCGCCTCACGAAGGCCATGGACGAGATCGCGGCCGACGGCAACGTCATCGCTTTCGTCGACGAGCTCCACACAGTCGTCGGCGCGGGCGGTGGCGGCGAGGGCGGCATGGACGCGAGCAACATCCTCAAGCCTCGGCTTGCGCGCGGCGAGCTGCACCTTGTCGGCGCGACCACGCTCGACGAGTACCGGAAGATCGAGAAGGATCCCGCCCTCGAGCGCCGGTTCCAGCCCGTGACAGTGGGCGAGCCGAGTGTCGAGGACGCGGTCGCGATCCTTGACGGGCTCAAGCCCCGGTACGAGGAGCACCACGGTATCACCTACACGGATGCCGCGATCCGCGCCGCCGTCGAACTCTCCCACCGCTACATCACCGACCGCTACCTGCCGGACAAGGCGATCGACCTCATCGACCAGGCAGGCGCCCGGAAGAGCCTCGCCCGCGGGCCACGGATGGATCTCGAATCGCTGAACACTGAGGCGACCCGCCTCGAGGAGCAGAAGGCCGCCGCGGTCGCCCGCGAGGACTACGAGGAGGCGTCGCGACTGCGCGACGCGATCGAGGCCGTCGCGCTCAAGATCGCGGACGCCGTCGAAGCTCCGGCTGCTCAGGCGAGTGGCGCCGTCGGCTCTGTTGTTGATGAGACGGACATTGCCGCCGTCGTCGCCCGTGCCACCGGCATCCCGGCCGCGCGCGTCACCGAAGGCGAGCGCGAGCGGCTCGCGCGCCTCGAGGACGAGCTCCACGGGCGCGTCGTCGGGCAGGAGGATGCGGTCACTGCGATCGCGAAGGCCGTGCGCCGCAACCGGACCGGTCTAGGCGACGCGGGGCGGCCCGTGGGCAGCTTCCTGTTCCTCGGCCCCACCGGCGTGGGCAAGACCGAGCTCGCGAAGTCCCTCGCGGCGTCGCTGTTCGGCGATGAGTCCGCGATGGTGCGCTTCGACATGAGCGAGTTCGGCGAGCGCCATACGGTCAGCCGGCTCGTCGGTGCCCCTCCCGGGTACGTCGGCTACTCCGAGGCGGGCCAGCTGACCGAGCGCGTGCGGCGGCACCCGTACTCCGTGGTGCTGCTCGACGAGGTCGAGAAGGCACACCCCGACGTGTTCAACCTGCTCCTGCAGGTGCTCGACGACGGGCGGCTCACCGACGGTCAGGGCCACACCGTGGACTTCCGGAACACGGTGGTGATCATGACCTCGAACCTCGGGTCCGAGTTCCTCGCGACCCGCGGCGCTTCGCTCGGCTTCGCCGCTGGCGGGGCCGACGGCGGACCCTCCGACGCTGAGCTGCGGGCGCGGATCATGGGCCGTCTTCGCGAGACGATGCGGCCCGAGTTCCTCAACCGCATCGACGAGATCGTGCTGTTCCGGAAGCTCACGCGCGAGCAGCTCCACGAGATCGTGCGGCTCCAGCTCCGCGGGACCGAGGCGCGGCTCGCGGCGCAGGGCATCGAGCTCGAGGTCGACGACTCTGCCGTCGACTGGATCGCCGACCACGGCTACGAGCCCGAGTTCGGAGCGCGTCCGCTGCGCCGCGTGATCCAGCGCGAGCTCGAGGACCGCGTTGCCGATCTCCTCGTCGCCGGCGCGGTGAGCGAGGGCGGTCGGGTCTCCGTCACGGTCGAGCAAGCGTCCGACGGCGCGGCGTCCAACAGCAGGGCGTCCGACGGCGCGGCGTCCGGCAGCGGCGAGCTCGTCGTCCGCGCGGACCAGCCGGCCGCTGCGGCTGCCTGA
- the lhgO gene encoding L-2-hydroxyglutarate oxidase encodes MTERIGVVGGGIVGMAIARALALTGDADVVVLEKERRVAAHQTGHNSGVVHAGLYYQPGSLKAVLCARGRALTRDYCQDRGLPYREVGKLVVAVTPEEVPRLDDIERRARANGVPDLARIGPEQMREIEPHVAGVAAVHSPHTAVVDYAAITEAMADDVRRAGGRVLLSTEVTGVRAGERTTTVATTAGSHTFDRLIVCAGLQSDLLARMVGASPSPRILPFRGEYWTLAPSRTDLVSGMIYPVPDPRFPFLGVHFTRGVYDDVHVGPNAVPALAREGYGWGDVSVRDTLGSLTWPGAPALFRQHWRMGVREISASLLKPLYFRQARAFVPELRPSDLTEKAEAGVRAQAWAADGALVDDFAVDQIGSVTLLRNAPSPAATSSMAIAEYVLREHLNIPV; translated from the coding sequence ATGACGGAACGCATCGGGGTGGTCGGGGGCGGCATCGTCGGAATGGCCATAGCGCGGGCGCTCGCGCTCACGGGCGACGCCGACGTCGTCGTCCTCGAGAAGGAGCGGCGGGTCGCCGCGCACCAGACCGGGCACAACTCCGGCGTCGTGCATGCGGGCCTGTACTACCAGCCCGGCTCGCTCAAGGCGGTGCTGTGCGCACGCGGGCGCGCCCTCACGCGCGACTACTGCCAGGATCGGGGGCTGCCATACCGGGAGGTGGGCAAGCTCGTAGTCGCCGTCACGCCGGAGGAGGTGCCGCGGCTCGACGACATCGAGCGCCGGGCCCGCGCCAACGGCGTCCCGGATCTCGCCCGGATCGGGCCCGAGCAGATGCGGGAGATCGAGCCGCACGTCGCGGGGGTCGCGGCCGTGCACTCGCCGCACACCGCCGTCGTCGACTATGCCGCGATCACCGAAGCGATGGCCGACGACGTGCGCCGCGCCGGCGGGCGCGTGCTGTTGAGCACCGAGGTCACCGGGGTGCGGGCGGGGGAGCGGACGACGACGGTCGCCACCACTGCGGGCAGCCACACCTTCGACCGGCTCATCGTGTGCGCGGGGCTGCAGTCGGATCTGCTGGCACGTATGGTCGGGGCCTCGCCGTCGCCTCGGATCCTGCCGTTTCGCGGCGAGTACTGGACGCTCGCGCCGTCCCGCACGGATCTTGTGAGCGGAATGATCTACCCCGTGCCCGATCCGCGCTTCCCGTTCCTCGGGGTGCACTTCACGCGCGGCGTGTACGACGACGTGCACGTGGGCCCCAACGCCGTGCCCGCCCTCGCGCGCGAGGGGTATGGGTGGGGCGACGTCTCGGTACGGGACACTCTCGGATCGCTCACGTGGCCGGGGGCGCCCGCGCTGTTCCGCCAGCACTGGCGCATGGGCGTTCGCGAGATTTCCGCGTCGCTCCTCAAGCCTCTGTACTTCCGGCAGGCGCGCGCGTTCGTGCCGGAGCTTCGGCCCTCCGATCTGACGGAGAAGGCCGAGGCCGGGGTCCGGGCGCAAGCGTGGGCGGCCGATGGCGCTCTGGTCGACGACTTCGCCGTCGACCAGATCGGTTCCGTGACGCTCCTGCGCAACGCGCCCTCGCCCGCCGCGACGTCCTCGATGGCGATCGCCGAATACGTGCTGCGCGAGCACCTCAACATTCCCGTCTAA